A stretch of the Streptomyces venezuelae genome encodes the following:
- a CDS encoding SapB/AmfS family lanthipeptide, with product MTLLDLQSMETIKEETTEAGLTGGGGSRASLLLCGDSSLSITTCN from the coding sequence ATGACCCTTCTCGACCTGCAGTCGATGGAGACCATCAAGGAAGAGACCACCGAGGCCGGGCTCACCGGTGGCGGCGGCAGCCGCGCCAGCCTGCTGCTCTGCGGCGACAGCAGCCTGAGCATCACGACCTGTAACTAG